In Oryzias melastigma strain HK-1 linkage group LG10, ASM292280v2, whole genome shotgun sequence, the genomic window GaagcagggggcggggctttgcaTAGTGTTCTGGTTTCTCAGAGCCATCTCTGGTGGGGGGGTAAGtatcaaaaactgttttttttttttttttttacaccaaagtCTGTTTACATCggctgtgattaaaaaaaaaaaaaactttacagtcTGAGGCTGCTCTGACCCGTCTGTGTGCGCAGGCGTGCACGTCCCTTTCGGTGGGGGAGCATCTCCGTGGAGACCAGACTCCATCCGAACCAATCGGAAAGGAGTCCTGCCCACAGGTGGGAGGCGTGACTGCACCTTTTAAAAGTGTCCACGGTCTGTCGCTGTGTCCCACCACGCAGAGGCCCCACCCCTCGGGGGCCCCACTCCTCAGAGGCCCCACCCCTCTCAGGACAAAGAAGCTGCCACTGATGCTGCTGGTGGNNNNNNNNNNNNNNNNNNNNNNNNNNNNNNNNNNNNNNNNNNNNNNNNNNNNCACTGAGAGTTGTGGCAGTGCCTGGGCAACGGCTGGCGGTTTGGCCAATATGAGCTGCGGGGCTGACCGGCCCGCCGCCAGCTGGACGCTCGGGGCGGTGGCCTGTTTGAGGCCGGCCCGTGCCAGGTGTGTGGTCACTGGCTTGGCCTGGATGAGCTGCGTGACCTGACCAGGGGCGCCGGACTGCATGAGCGTGGTCAGCTGGTTGGCCGGGATGGTGATGATGGTTATCTTCTCGCCTGTTTTGGATCCGGTGGGCAGCATGGTGGGCAGCGCCTGGATGACCAGCTTGGGGGCGGCGCTGGCGGAGGTGTTAGCCAACGTCACTGGGACGCCTGTGGCAGTGGTGAGGACGGAGGAGGAGTTTAACGTCACCTGACCCAAAGAGTTGGTCATCATCACCGGCATGGCTCTGATGGGCCTGCAGAACAGAGAGAGGATGCACTGAGACCAGAACCAACTCACATCCCAAAATTTTAAATCCTGCTACTTTCAATCGCTCCtgcagtagggctgccacgattagtcaactaatccaCAGTTAAAATAGTCATCGACTagtttaatagtggattagtcgttactttatattatatggagtatGTAGTAacgttgaaagttataatgatattctactagctttttgaactattttggtatttctgaaggttttttaggctattttggagtttagctaatatttcagctacatgctagctgttttgactaatttaggatttttccagtttttttggctattttggagtttagctaatattttagctagctatcagcttcagcgttttcagctatcagaactagcatcatcagcagcaaaattcagcttacagcattcacactagcatcattacaGATATTGCTAtctatctagtttttagttagtttaacgctaatgatggttaagatctgtgctgtacatccagtttgtgcatgacccaataagtcgactaatcggaaaaaacaATCGctgatcagtcgactattaaaacaatcgtttATGGCAGCACTATCCTGCAGTGGGTCAATCAGAAAAAGAGGCAAACCTGCTGGCGGCATTGCTGGGGATGACGGTGACGAAGGTCTGCTGGGGCTGACTGGTTGAGGGGGAACTGACGCTCAGGCTGGCAGGGCCCTGCTGGTGAGCCGGGTGCTGGCCCGACACCACACCATCCTCCGCCTCCTCACCTTCCTCCTCGTCCTCGATCACTATGAGGTTCTTGGGCATCTCCTTGAACTGGTAGGCCAGCCGCTGACCTTCCACCTTAGCCAGGATACCGCGCTGGTAGTAATACCTGAGCACACAGAGGGAAATGTCAGACCCCAGACACACAGGGGGAGCAGAGGGGTGCAGAACAGCTGACCTCAGGGCTCGACCCATGGTCTCGTAGTTCATATCCggcttgtttttgtgcttccCCCACAGTCTGGACACGGCCTTAGAGTCCACCAGCTTGAAGATGCCCTTGTCCCTCTGCATCCACTTGATGTAGCGAGGGCAGGTGTTCttgtcctgcagcagctccagcaggaaCCTCCACAGGTACGTGGTGTTTCCTGGAGAAACCAGAACAGAGCTGAGCGAACAGGAGCCTCTGTGGGGCTTTGAATGCTGCAGGAAAGATCCCAGGACTAAAGCAGGACTGCAGAGTAACAACATTTGAGGAAACCAGGTGCTCCATTCTGCCGTTTTCACCATTAGATGTCACTGATAGCAGTTTGGATTAATAAAATGAGGCTCATGGGTGAGGAGGATCCATGTGTTCGTATCAACATAAATGCTCCAGCCTCATGAACAGCTCATACGGGGTGGGGTCACAGACCTTTTCCCTCCCTCGGCCTTTTCTTGATCCCCAGGTCAAAGGAGCCGTTGGACGCCGGCTGATGCGTCTTTGGTTTACGTCCCCCTGCAGTTAACAGAAACAATCGCGCATGAGACGAGGGTCTTCTGACAGGAAACCCTCTTCAGTGATGGCGCCCATGTCTGTTACCATAGAAACCTGATGTTCTGCACAGATTTCATGTCTTCGTAAGCTTTAAAGGCACACATACTCTCTGGCCACGCTGAGAGCCAGAAATGAACCCTGAGGTGGGTCGGCCATATTGACTGGAGTGGACTCTGCCCACCAAAAAAATGAGCAATTCTGCCACTATGAAAGCTTTGGAAACTGACATGAAGTCTGTTTTTCATCTCATGGTGCAGTTCACAACCGCAAGACCAAAGAATCTGAATTGGATGAGAAAAATCAGAACTGGAGCAAATAGGTCTCCTGTTTTTGTGGAGGCTGAGGTCGTCTCAGACTCTTTTGTCATTTGCAGTTGCAGAGAAAGGCTGCTGGTGGCGCTCTGACGCAGAGCATCCATGAAATGACAGAGACTTGCCTCCTCTCTTCTTCTTGGACGCTGGTTCACAGTCGGGAGGAATGGGGAAGGACTCCTCCTCGATGGCCCCCACCTCTGTGGACACCTCCACCACAGTCTCCATCATCACGTCGTCTGCTGCAGGACCAAAGCTGACAGTGAAGACCAGCTGAAAGAACTCTGTGGTTCAGGTTTTGTGTCCTGTGTGTGcgaagtagggctgccacgattacggtagtcgactaataaactattaaaatagtggaCAACTAACTTAAtggtcaattagtcgttactttatattttatggagtcgtgtagtaaagttgaaagttccAATATTCTGCTAgcgttttggactattttgctttaattattaagttattaggaattttttggagttatctaatatttcaactacacgTGAGCggttttggataattttttactttttttcattttttttaaggctatttttgattttagctaatatttcagctttatgctagcaATACTGGctaaattgggattttttttcagtttttaggctaatttggagtttagctaatatttcagcttcatgctagctattttggccaacttaggattttttcagttatttaagctaatttggaatttaactatttttttagcagGCTACCAACTTCAccttttcagccatcaacttcagcatttttagccatcaatttcagcatcttcagctatcagcattagcattattagcagccaaattcaaattcacactagcattatcacaggtaatgctataaatctagtttttagttagtttaaagctaatgatggttaagatgtgtgttttacatccagtttgcctgattagtcaactaataggaaaaataatcgatgattagtcgacttttaaaataatagtttctGGCAGCACTAGTGTGAAGATGTCACCTGTGCTGCGTTCATTGTGAAGTCCTCCTGGAGATTCCATGTGCAGAAGAGCTTCAGCCGCCTCAAATGTTTTGTCAAAGCACACCAAGTCGTGTCCTGACATTTCCACTGAGGGGGGAGCAGATGACAGCCTGTCAGATCACACATTTGTAGAAATGGGGGTGACCACACACAGGTGAAGCACTCACCTGTCTCAGCCACCTCTGTGACCACCTCCTGCTCCTCGGCTACATCCTGCATCAGGTATGTCCCATCGTCACACACCAGCACCTGTGCGGAATAGCACTCCTCCACCTGAGCGCTGGGCACCTCCTCCACAATGACCGCCGGGCAGTTGTCCTCCTGCACCACCACCCCGTCggcctcatcttcctcctccacgATCACCGTCTCCACCTCCTGCTGTTCGACCTCCTCCCGCTTGTCATCCTCAGCGGGCTGCTGATGAAGAGTGAAGGATTAGAACAATCTTTACCCAGAATTCAGCTCTTTAtggcagagcagcagctcagcGTTTCTCCACTGAAAATTTGATCTGAAGTCTCATGAAGGAGATAGACTCAGATCAACCAATCAGACTTCAGCATTTGTGATGAGTCAGAGCTGCATCGTTACGATACAAGTTCATCAGGTTTTTAATTACAGCTTCACACAGCTTCaacctaaagacccactctgatcatcttctggtCTTTTGTAAAATCGTTAACAgccgtcttttaattattattatttttatttataattatgttgtttttagcaagactctaaaaacttgtgttgttttccaggacatagtttctgcagagcagcaggagttcattagaaagagTTGTAGGCGAGACTGTTGTTCCTTTCCTCTCTCTGTTCCTCTGTTTatactctcctgctagcttacagcccctcacaacccaaacctaacattagcatggcAACATAAATAActagcaatatcggagctatccagctgtatgGTTCAAAGCCTGATtctagctcagatgaggaaaacaaagatgttcatggatctatttgtctgcaagtgcatGCAAAAGAATGCATCGGATCATGTGGGATCTTGAAGCCAACCAGTGTATCCTCTAAGTAAgaaatgaaacctttttttaaactgaatttttcatctcctcctgattcacaacaatttgaacaaagaaacactcagaaatgcaattgtaagctaaattttctatttatatgtcctccatcattagaaaaatgctacaagaatagtGCTGCCAGAAAcgagtattttaatagtcgactaatcgggtcatgcgcaaagtggatgtaaagcacacatcttaaccaacattagctttaaactaacttaaaactagatatttagcataacctgcgataatgctagtgtga contains:
- the LOC112153353 gene encoding ETS-related transcription factor Elf-2 isoform X1 (The sequence of the model RefSeq protein was modified relative to this genomic sequence to represent the inferred CDS: added 120 bases not found in genome assembly), whose protein sequence is MTSVVVSDGGGSIVEYVTVVVDGQQQPAEDDKREEVEQQEVETVIVEEEDEADGVVVQEDNCPAVIVEEVPSAQVEECYSAQVLVCDDGTYLMQDVAEEQEVVTEVAETVEMSGHDLVCFDKTFEAAEALLHMESPGGLHNERSTADDVMMETVVEVSTEVGAIEEESFPIPPDCEPASKKKRGGGRKPKTHQPASNGSFDLGIKKRPREGKGNTTYLWRFLLELLQDKNTCPRYIKWMQRDKGIFKLVDSKAVSRLWGKHKNKPDMNYETMGRALRYYYQRGILAKVEGQRLAYQFKEMPKNLIVIEDEEEGEEAEDGVVSGQHPAHQQGPASLSVSSPSTSQPQQTFVTVIPSNAASRPIRAMPVMMTNSLGQVTLNSSSVLTTATGVPVTLANTSASAAPKLVIQALPTMLPTGSKTGEKITIITIPANQLTTLMQSGAPGQVTQLIQAKPVTTHLARAGLKQATAPSVQLAAGRSAPQLILAKPPAVAQALPQLSVQVNRPQSPPVNAPAPPPAPPNGQPAAAPIQVKVEAEPPSSPPAASVAASLS
- the LOC112153353 gene encoding ETS-related transcription factor Elf-2 isoform X2 (The sequence of the model RefSeq protein was modified relative to this genomic sequence to represent the inferred CDS: added 120 bases not found in genome assembly); translated protein: MTSVVVSDGGGSIVEYVTVVVDGQQPAEDDKREEVEQQEVETVIVEEEDEADGVVVQEDNCPAVIVEEVPSAQVEECYSAQVLVCDDGTYLMQDVAEEQEVVTEVAETVEMSGHDLVCFDKTFEAAEALLHMESPGGLHNERSTADDVMMETVVEVSTEVGAIEEESFPIPPDCEPASKKKRGGGRKPKTHQPASNGSFDLGIKKRPREGKGNTTYLWRFLLELLQDKNTCPRYIKWMQRDKGIFKLVDSKAVSRLWGKHKNKPDMNYETMGRALRYYYQRGILAKVEGQRLAYQFKEMPKNLIVIEDEEEGEEAEDGVVSGQHPAHQQGPASLSVSSPSTSQPQQTFVTVIPSNAASRPIRAMPVMMTNSLGQVTLNSSSVLTTATGVPVTLANTSASAAPKLVIQALPTMLPTGSKTGEKITIITIPANQLTTLMQSGAPGQVTQLIQAKPVTTHLARAGLKQATAPSVQLAAGRSAPQLILAKPPAVAQALPQLSVQVNRPQSPPVNAPAPPPAPPNGQPAAAPIQVKVEAEPPSSPPAASVAASLS
- the LOC112153353 gene encoding ETS-related transcription factor Elf-2 isoform X3 (The sequence of the model RefSeq protein was modified relative to this genomic sequence to represent the inferred CDS: added 120 bases not found in genome assembly), which encodes MTSVVVSDGGGSIVEYVTVVVDGQQQPAEDDKREEVEQQEVETVIVEEEDEADGVVVQEDNCPAVIVEEVPSAQVEECYSAQVLVCDDGTYLMQDVAEEQEVVTEVAETVEMSGHDLVCFDKTFEAAEALLHMESPGGLHNERSTDDVMMETVVEVSTEVGAIEEESFPIPPDCEPASKKKRGGGRKPKTHQPASNGSFDLGIKKRPREGKGNTTYLWRFLLELLQDKNTCPRYIKWMQRDKGIFKLVDSKAVSRLWGKHKNKPDMNYETMGRALRYYYQRGILAKVEGQRLAYQFKEMPKNLIVIEDEEEGEEAEDGVVSGQHPAHQQGPASLSVSSPSTSQPQQTFVTVIPSNAASRPIRAMPVMMTNSLGQVTLNSSSVLTTATGVPVTLANTSASAAPKLVIQALPTMLPTGSKTGEKITIITIPANQLTTLMQSGAPGQVTQLIQAKPVTTHLARAGLKQATAPSVQLAAGRSAPQLILAKPPAVAQALPQLSVQVNRPQSPPVNAPAPPPAPPNGQPAAAPIQVKVEAEPPSSPPAASVAASLS